In Electrophorus electricus isolate fEleEle1 chromosome 1, fEleEle1.pri, whole genome shotgun sequence, a single window of DNA contains:
- the cdk21 gene encoding cyclin-dependent kinase 6: protein MDDRTSEHLDYEILAEIGKGAYGKVYKAREVRDRRRLLAVKKLNLPGDPSNGIPQVMVREVALLRKLQSFNHPNVVKLLDVSAAVRKQSLDLTLVFEYIDQDLASFLSTASEDGLARDKIKDVMQQLFTGLDFLHSNAVIHRDLKPDNVLVSCRGEVKIADFGLARIYTYNIALTPCVVTLWYRAPEVLLRLGYTSSVDVWSAGCIFAELFLLRPLIRGYTEFQQLQKIFEVAGVPAEEDWPKDSPIQYNPAWRSEPGTHLLPACLRDKDSDLLAQCLTFSPSRRITASKALAHPVLVGP from the exons ATGGATGACCGCACTTCGGAACATTTAGATTATGAAATATTAGCCGAAATTGGCAAGGGCGCCTATGGGAAAGTGTACAAAGCCCGGGAGGTGCGGGACAGGCGGCGCCTCCTCGCTGTGAAGAAGCTGAACCTCCCTGGAGATCCCAGCAACGGCATCCCGCAGGTCATGGTGCGGGAGGTGGCACTGCTCCGAAAACTGCAGTCTTTTAACCACCCAAACGTAGTCAA GCTGCTGGATGTGTCGGCTGCTGTGAGGAAGCAGAGTTTGGACCTGACGCTGGTCTTTGAGTACATAGATCAGGATCTGGCCTCTTTCCTCAGCACAGCGTCGGAGGACGGATTGGCCAGAGACAAAatcaag GATGTGATGCAGCAGCTGTTTACAGGCCTGGACTTCCTGCATTCCAACGCTGTCATCCACCGTGACCTCAAGCCAGACAACGTGCTGGTGAGCTGTCGTGGAGAAGTGAAGATTGCCGACTTCGGCCTGGCAAGGATCTACACGTACAACATCGCGCTGACACCCTGC GTGGTGACTCTGTGGTACAGGGCTCCTGAAGTGCTGCTCCGTTTGGGATACACGTCCTCTGTGGACGTCTGGAGCGCCGGTTGCATCTTTGCCGaactctttctgctgag ACCTTTGATTCGCGGTTATACAGAATTTCAGCAGCTTCAGAAGATCTTTGA GGTGGCTGGTGTTCCTGCAGAGGAGGACTGGCCTAAGGACAGCCCCATCCAGTATAACCCAGCCTGGAGATCCGAGCCAGGAACACACCTGCTGCCAGCCTGCCTCCGCGACAAGGACAGTGACCTGCTCGCT CAATGCCTGACCTTCAGCCCCAGCCGCCGCATCACGGCCAGCAAAGCCTTGGCCCACCCGGTCCTGGTGGGCCCCTAA
- the retsat gene encoding all-trans-retinol 13,14-reductase isoform X1, with translation MWLAAGFVCAVLVALFLKYVFSSSGLSPFDVDTREPLKPMVLDKKEKDKVLKQGFESRKVPQCLDAVVIGSGAGGLGLAVLLAKVGKKVLVLEQHSRAGGCCHTFSEKGFEFDVGIHYVGDLQESRPFRCLLDQLTNGQLQWEPLDNPFDRVVLGPPENRRTYPIYSGREHFAQELKKCFPGEDEAIDEFLRLTKKCDRGVWMMAVLKLLPFPLAKFLACTGLADCLSHFFRYGSRSLAEVVNGLTQNKDLRAVLCYVFGTYGKSPREASFSMHSLLMCHYLHGAWYPRGGASEIAYHMIPIIEKAGGAVLVRAPVNRILLNDNNEAIGVSVLKGQEEVHVQAPLVISDAGIFNTYNQLLPREVQKFPAIQKQLGMLRHGAGGLSVFLGLAGSKEELGLKAENHWIFSENNLDELMDDYLKGERDECVTRVPMVFAASPSAKDPTWEQRKPGKSTLSLVTFAPYEWFEEWKDGKVKNRGPDYTDVKKKIIQSLLEVVTHIFPKITDKIEYVDAGTAVTNQHYIAAPRGEFYGADHNTARFTADVCASIRPQTPVRNLFLTGQDLCSCGLAGALVGAMICGSAILNRNLYMDVTALNKKLKHANAKKAQ, from the exons ATGTGGCTCGCGGCGGGATTCGTTTGTGCAGTGCTGGTCGCACTTTTCCTTAAGTATGTGTTTAGCTCATCCGGTCTGAGCCCCTTTGACGTCGACACGCGCGAGCCGCTTAAGCCGATGGTTTTggacaaaaaggagaaagacaaagtTTTGAAACAAG GCTTTGAGTCCCGCAAAGTCCCGCAATGCCTCGATGCCGTTGTGATCGGCAGTGGTGCCGGGGGCTTGGGCCTTGCAGTTCTGCTGGCGAAGGTCGGGAAGAAGGTTCTGGTTCTGGAACAGCACAGCCGTGCCGGTGGATGTTGCCACACCTTCTCAGAGAAAGGCTTTGAGTTTGACGTCG GCATCCACTACGTTGGTGACCTGCAGGAGTCCCGCCCCTTCCGTTGCCTACTGGACCAGCTGACCAATGGCCAGCTTCAGTGGGAACCGCTGGACAACCCCTTCGACCGTGTGGTGCTGGGGCCCCCAGAGAACCGGCGCACGTATCCCATCTACAGTGGCCGAGAGCACTTCGCCCAGGAGCTGAAGAAGTGTTTTCCGGGGGAGGACGAGGCCATTGACGAGTTCTTGAGACTAACCAAG AAGTGTGATCGAGGTGTGTGGATGATGGCTGTGCTGAAGCTCCTCCCTTTCCCACTCGCTAAGTTCCTGGCCTGCACAGGGCTGGCCGATTGCCTATCCCACTTCTTCCGCTACGGCTCCCGCAGCCTGGCTGAGGTGGTGAATGGCCTCACTCAGAACAAAGACCTCAGGGCAGTCTTGTGCTACGTCTTCGGCACCTACG gaaagtCCCCCAGAGAAGCCAGTTTCTCCATGCACAGTTTGCTGATGTGCCACTATCTGCACGGTGCCTGGTACCCGAGGGGCGGGGCCAGTGAGATTGCCTATCACATGATCCCCATTATCGAAAAGGCCGGAGGAGCCGTGCTCGTTAGAGCGCCTGTCAACCGCATCCTCCTCAATGACAACAACGAAGCTATAG GGGTGAGTGTCCTGAAGGGGCAGGAGGAGGTGCATGTCCAGGCCCCCTTAGTCATCTCAGACGCAGGAATCTTCAACACCTACAACCAGCTCCTGCCCAGAGAGGTGCAGAAGTTCCCGG CGATTCAGAAACAGCTGGGCATGTTGAGGCATGGTGCAGGTGGACTCAGTGTCTTTCTGGGTCTGGCTGGGTCCAAAGAGGAGTTGGGTCTCAAAGCGGAGAACCACTGGATCTTCAGCGAGAACAACCTGGACGAGCT GATGGATGACTACCTGAAAGGTGAGAGGGACGAGTGTGTGACGAGGGTTCCGATGGTCTTCGCTGCCTCGCCGTCCGCCAAGGACCCCACCTGGGAGCAGAGGAAGCCAg GCAAGTCCACCCTGAGTCTGGTGACCTTTGCCCCCTACGAGTGGTTTGAGGAGTGGAAAGATGGCAAAGTTAAAAACCGAGGGCCGGACTATACGGATGTGAAGAAGAAGATTATCCAGTCTCTTCTGGAGGTGGTGACTCACATCTTCCCCAAGATCACGGACAAG atagaGTATGTGGATGCTGGCACTGCTGTGACTAATCAACACTACATAGCTGCTCCCAGAGGAGAGTTCTATGGGGCTGACCACAACACTGCCCGCTTCACTGCAGATGTCTGCGCTTCCATCAGACCACAGACGCCTGTCAGGAATCTCTTCCttacag GTCAGGACCTGTGCTCATGTGGTCTGGCTGGTGCTCTGGTGGGTGCGATGATCTGTGGCTCCGCGATTCTCAACCGTAACCTTTACATGGACGTCACGGCCCTCAATAAGAAACTCAAACATGCCAACGCCAAGAAAGCGCAGTAA
- the retsat gene encoding all-trans-retinol 13,14-reductase isoform X2, which yields MWLAAGFVCAVLVALFLKYVFSSSGLSPFDVDTREPLKPMVLDKKEKDKVLKQGFESRKVPQCLDAVVIGSGAGGLGLAVLLAKVGKKVLVLEQHSRAGGCCHTFSEKGFEFDVGIHYVGDLQESRPFRCLLDQLTNGQLQWEPLDNPFDRVVLGPPENRRTYPIYSGREHFAQELKKCFPGEDEAIDEFLRLTKKCDRGVWMMAVLKLLPFPLAKFLACTGLADCLSHFFRYGSRSLAEVVNGLTQNKDLRAVLCYVFGTYGVSVLKGQEEVHVQAPLVISDAGIFNTYNQLLPREVQKFPAIQKQLGMLRHGAGGLSVFLGLAGSKEELGLKAENHWIFSENNLDELMDDYLKGERDECVTRVPMVFAASPSAKDPTWEQRKPGKSTLSLVTFAPYEWFEEWKDGKVKNRGPDYTDVKKKIIQSLLEVVTHIFPKITDKIEYVDAGTAVTNQHYIAAPRGEFYGADHNTARFTADVCASIRPQTPVRNLFLTGQDLCSCGLAGALVGAMICGSAILNRNLYMDVTALNKKLKHANAKKAQ from the exons ATGTGGCTCGCGGCGGGATTCGTTTGTGCAGTGCTGGTCGCACTTTTCCTTAAGTATGTGTTTAGCTCATCCGGTCTGAGCCCCTTTGACGTCGACACGCGCGAGCCGCTTAAGCCGATGGTTTTggacaaaaaggagaaagacaaagtTTTGAAACAAG GCTTTGAGTCCCGCAAAGTCCCGCAATGCCTCGATGCCGTTGTGATCGGCAGTGGTGCCGGGGGCTTGGGCCTTGCAGTTCTGCTGGCGAAGGTCGGGAAGAAGGTTCTGGTTCTGGAACAGCACAGCCGTGCCGGTGGATGTTGCCACACCTTCTCAGAGAAAGGCTTTGAGTTTGACGTCG GCATCCACTACGTTGGTGACCTGCAGGAGTCCCGCCCCTTCCGTTGCCTACTGGACCAGCTGACCAATGGCCAGCTTCAGTGGGAACCGCTGGACAACCCCTTCGACCGTGTGGTGCTGGGGCCCCCAGAGAACCGGCGCACGTATCCCATCTACAGTGGCCGAGAGCACTTCGCCCAGGAGCTGAAGAAGTGTTTTCCGGGGGAGGACGAGGCCATTGACGAGTTCTTGAGACTAACCAAG AAGTGTGATCGAGGTGTGTGGATGATGGCTGTGCTGAAGCTCCTCCCTTTCCCACTCGCTAAGTTCCTGGCCTGCACAGGGCTGGCCGATTGCCTATCCCACTTCTTCCGCTACGGCTCCCGCAGCCTGGCTGAGGTGGTGAATGGCCTCACTCAGAACAAAGACCTCAGGGCAGTCTTGTGCTACGTCTTCGGCACCTACG GGGTGAGTGTCCTGAAGGGGCAGGAGGAGGTGCATGTCCAGGCCCCCTTAGTCATCTCAGACGCAGGAATCTTCAACACCTACAACCAGCTCCTGCCCAGAGAGGTGCAGAAGTTCCCGG CGATTCAGAAACAGCTGGGCATGTTGAGGCATGGTGCAGGTGGACTCAGTGTCTTTCTGGGTCTGGCTGGGTCCAAAGAGGAGTTGGGTCTCAAAGCGGAGAACCACTGGATCTTCAGCGAGAACAACCTGGACGAGCT GATGGATGACTACCTGAAAGGTGAGAGGGACGAGTGTGTGACGAGGGTTCCGATGGTCTTCGCTGCCTCGCCGTCCGCCAAGGACCCCACCTGGGAGCAGAGGAAGCCAg GCAAGTCCACCCTGAGTCTGGTGACCTTTGCCCCCTACGAGTGGTTTGAGGAGTGGAAAGATGGCAAAGTTAAAAACCGAGGGCCGGACTATACGGATGTGAAGAAGAAGATTATCCAGTCTCTTCTGGAGGTGGTGACTCACATCTTCCCCAAGATCACGGACAAG atagaGTATGTGGATGCTGGCACTGCTGTGACTAATCAACACTACATAGCTGCTCCCAGAGGAGAGTTCTATGGGGCTGACCACAACACTGCCCGCTTCACTGCAGATGTCTGCGCTTCCATCAGACCACAGACGCCTGTCAGGAATCTCTTCCttacag GTCAGGACCTGTGCTCATGTGGTCTGGCTGGTGCTCTGGTGGGTGCGATGATCTGTGGCTCCGCGATTCTCAACCGTAACCTTTACATGGACGTCACGGCCCTCAATAAGAAACTCAAACATGCCAACGCCAAGAAAGCGCAGTAA
- the LOC113588895 gene encoding C-type lectin domain family 4 member F, with translation MNKQQKRAVVIDKQQVEDKRRWLVMALSVLLILSLLFGAVMTYLYCKMKLTQDTSPVLPLQSTTCSCGEIMEMKVQDKDRLYVFSEIKMSWNSSRMCCQELGGDLAIVNSREEHEFLAGQVESIGESDHYWIGLTDAQSEGMWLWVDHSPLLENLTWWKYVPDDWKEHDPSGEDCVIYVGGKWADVSCSSSERRICELPHTSDTP, from the exons atgaataaacagcagaagagggctgtagtgatag ATAAGCAGCAGGTAGAAGATAAGAGAAGATGGCTGGTGATggctctctctgttcttctcatcctctctctcctgttcggTGCGGTAATGACATATTTAT ACTGTAAAATGAAACTGACCCAAGATACTTCGCCTGTGTTGCCTTTGCAAAGTACGACATGCtcatgtggag AAATAATGGAGATGAAGGTTCAGGACAAAGACCGATTATATGTTTTCTCCGAAATCAAAATGAGCTGGAACTCCAGTAGGATGTGCTGCCAGGAACTGGGAGGAGACCTGGCCATCGTCAACAGCCGAGAAGAACAT GAATTCCTTGCTGGTCAGGTGGAGAGTATTGGCGAGTCGGATCACTACTGGATTGGCCTGACGGATGCCCAGAGTGAGGGGATGTGGCTTTGGGTTGATCACTCACCCCTTTTAGAGAATCTGAC GTGGTGGAAGTATGTTCCAGACGACTGGAAAGAACACGACCCGTCGGGAGAAGACTGTGTCATTTATGTTGGTGGGAAATGGGCCGATGTGTCCTGTTCAAGCTCAGAAAGGAGAATCTGTGAGCTCCCTCACACTTCAGATACTCCGTGA